In Feifania hominis, the following are encoded in one genomic region:
- a CDS encoding DUF2207 domain-containing protein gives MRQKKWILALVLALLFVFPLTAQAKSANALELTVDVTLQPDGSALVVEYLTMDFRGGVFRQGSRSIPEQGGPTITDVVVSENGAAYERLETAVDAGPQGSYSVERTSDGLQVLWHFRAEDEARTFAISYRINDIMTVYSDVAEFYYKVVGDEWDFPFERVSAVIHPPEALSADQVRAWAHGPLSGTVSILDNGDVSLSVRDLPSNTYVEARVTLPAGLFGGASIRVEEDGLPTILEQEQRLADEANAARAHDRILARINLFGAIFILVAGIGILVFMRSRFRRRRPALEPDYLRDLPSDAPPAELYELFYFYGGAGSKERGYKFTATILDLVLKRAIGLRDESTGKKPDLVLTNLGYETMDLKPYERTLLDYFFVDVARGAQEFRLRELKRYSGKHNQKTMEVFGAFDTQAKVAAGDRGYFDSEAGKKRVPMILMAVGMMFLGVICALFDLFFITIACVVIFLVAFVLTFTMRRLAQAGEDELALWKAFDRFVKDFSLLDEKQLPELIVWEKYLVYAMFMGRADELAKQLPLRYPQFADDAYMQNHFVYFYVFSHHGSGLDGFSRSFESISGAISGTISNAFVSSSGSGSGGGFSGGGGGGFGGGGGGFK, from the coding sequence ATGCGACAGAAAAAGTGGATTCTTGCGCTCGTACTTGCGCTGCTGTTTGTGTTTCCGCTCACAGCGCAGGCAAAGTCTGCAAACGCGCTTGAGCTGACGGTTGACGTCACGCTTCAGCCGGACGGCAGCGCCCTGGTGGTGGAGTACCTCACGATGGACTTTCGCGGCGGTGTGTTCCGCCAGGGCAGCCGCAGCATTCCCGAGCAGGGCGGCCCCACCATCACGGACGTTGTGGTCTCGGAGAACGGTGCAGCCTACGAGAGGCTGGAGACGGCCGTTGATGCAGGCCCGCAGGGGAGTTATTCCGTGGAGAGAACCTCCGATGGATTACAGGTGCTCTGGCACTTTCGCGCCGAGGATGAGGCGCGGACCTTTGCCATCAGCTACCGAATCAACGACATCATGACCGTCTACAGCGATGTGGCGGAATTTTACTACAAAGTTGTGGGTGACGAGTGGGACTTTCCCTTTGAGAGGGTGAGTGCCGTCATTCATCCTCCCGAGGCGCTTTCGGCTGACCAGGTGCGCGCCTGGGCCCACGGCCCGCTCAGCGGTACGGTGAGCATTCTCGACAACGGGGATGTGAGCCTGTCGGTGCGCGATCTGCCGAGCAACACCTATGTGGAGGCTCGCGTCACTCTTCCGGCCGGACTGTTTGGCGGGGCGTCGATACGCGTGGAAGAGGATGGGCTGCCTACTATTCTGGAGCAGGAGCAGCGCCTGGCCGACGAGGCGAATGCGGCGCGCGCCCACGATAGGATTCTGGCACGAATCAACCTGTTCGGCGCCATTTTTATCCTAGTTGCCGGCATCGGGATACTCGTATTCATGCGTTCGCGCTTTCGCCGGCGTCGGCCCGCTCTGGAGCCTGACTATCTGCGGGATCTGCCGAGTGATGCGCCGCCCGCCGAGCTCTATGAGCTCTTCTACTTCTACGGCGGCGCAGGCAGCAAGGAGCGTGGCTATAAATTTACGGCGACCATTCTGGATCTGGTGCTCAAGCGCGCCATCGGGCTTCGCGATGAGAGCACAGGTAAGAAGCCCGATCTGGTGTTGACCAATCTCGGCTATGAGACCATGGATCTGAAGCCCTATGAGCGCACGCTTCTCGACTACTTTTTCGTCGATGTGGCGCGCGGCGCGCAGGAGTTTCGTCTGCGGGAACTCAAGCGCTACAGCGGCAAACACAATCAGAAGACCATGGAGGTCTTTGGCGCCTTTGACACCCAGGCGAAAGTGGCAGCGGGTGACCGCGGCTACTTTGATTCCGAGGCGGGCAAAAAGCGCGTGCCAATGATACTTATGGCAGTTGGCATGATGTTTCTGGGCGTTATCTGCGCGCTGTTCGATCTGTTTTTCATCACCATCGCCTGCGTTGTCATCTTTCTGGTTGCCTTTGTGCTTACGTTTACCATGCGCCGTCTGGCGCAGGCGGGCGAGGACGAGCTTGCGCTCTGGAAAGCATTTGACCGCTTTGTCAAGGACTTCTCCCTGCTCGATGAAAAGCAGCTGCCGGAGCTTATCGTCTGGGAGAAATACCTGGTCTATGCCATGTTCATGGGGCGCGCCGACGAGCTTGCAAAGCAGCTTCCGCTGCGCTATCCGCAGTTCGCCGACGACGCTTACATGCAAAATCACTTTGTCTACTTCTATGTGTTCAGCCACCATGGCAGCGGGTTGGACGGCTTTTCGAGGAGTTTTGAGAGTATCTCGGGCGCCATTTCCGGTACCATCTCAAACGCCTTTGTCTCCTCGAGCGGCTCGGGATCCGGCGGCGGCTTCTCAGGCGGCGGGGGCGGAGGCTTCGGCGGCGGAGGCGGCGGCTTCAAATAG
- a CDS encoding LemA family protein, whose product MDATTIVLIVVAAVILLIAIWLISFYNRMVKTREQIENSWGQINVQLKMRADLIPNLVETVSGYAAHESKTLEQITDARTRYLSAKTPADAMNASGELTGLVSRLFAVAEQYPDLKANQNFLQLQSELTDLEKKIATYRQFYNDVVLRFNRLIITFPNNIAASLFHAQQMPYFEVTEEEKAVPKVSFQ is encoded by the coding sequence ATGGACGCAACCACGATCGTACTCATCGTCGTCGCCGCTGTGATACTGCTTATCGCCATTTGGCTGATCTCGTTTTACAACAGGATGGTCAAGACCCGCGAGCAGATTGAAAACAGCTGGGGCCAGATCAACGTGCAGCTCAAAATGCGCGCCGATCTCATTCCCAATCTGGTTGAGACGGTGTCGGGCTATGCCGCTCATGAGAGCAAGACGCTCGAACAGATCACCGATGCGCGTACCCGCTATCTGAGCGCGAAGACTCCGGCGGACGCCATGAACGCGTCGGGCGAACTCACGGGGCTTGTCTCGAGGCTGTTCGCCGTCGCTGAGCAGTATCCCGATCTCAAGGCAAACCAGAATTTTCTGCAGCTGCAGTCGGAGCTGACTGACCTCGAGAAGAAGATTGCCACCTACCGCCAGTTCTACAACGATGTGGTGCTGCGCTTCAACCGCCTGATCATCACATTCCCGAACAACATCGCCGCCTCACTCTTCCACGCGCAGCAGATGCCGTATTTTGAAGTGACCGAAGAGGAGAAAGCGGTTCCGAAAGTCAGCTTCCAGTAA
- the rpoD gene encoding RNA polymerase sigma factor RpoD, whose protein sequence is MAEADKKQMIKDFVEANKAKGMLTNKEIMDFIEEHELDIDQIEKLYDLMETFNLKIEGDDDEPDISGLEFEDTAEEDVPEEIDKVLTTEGLAIDDPVRMYLKEIGKVPLLSSDEEIELAKRMAEGDERAKKRLAEANLRLVVSIAKRYVGRGMLFLDLIQEGNLGLIKAVEKFDYTKGYKFSTYATWWIRQAITRAIADQARTIRIPVHMVETINRVMRVSRQLLQELGHDPSADEIAEEMGMSVDKVREILKIAQEPVSLETPIGEEEDSHLGDFIPDDDAPAPAEAASYMLLKEQLVNVLSTLTPREEKVLRLRFGLEDGRARTLEEVGKEFNVTRERIRQIEAKALRKLRHPSRSKKLKDFLE, encoded by the coding sequence ATGGCGGAAGCGGATAAGAAACAGATGATAAAGGACTTTGTCGAGGCGAACAAGGCAAAGGGCATGCTCACCAACAAGGAGATCATGGACTTCATTGAGGAACATGAGCTGGACATCGACCAGATTGAAAAGCTCTACGACCTGATGGAGACGTTCAATTTGAAGATTGAGGGCGACGACGATGAGCCCGACATATCGGGTCTCGAGTTTGAGGACACCGCCGAGGAGGATGTCCCCGAGGAGATCGACAAGGTGCTCACCACAGAGGGACTCGCGATTGACGACCCGGTGCGCATGTACTTAAAGGAGATCGGCAAGGTGCCGCTGCTCTCCTCCGACGAGGAGATTGAGCTTGCCAAACGCATGGCTGAGGGCGACGAGAGAGCGAAAAAGCGCCTGGCCGAGGCGAACCTGCGCCTGGTGGTCAGCATCGCCAAGCGCTATGTCGGGCGCGGCATGCTCTTTCTCGACCTGATTCAGGAGGGCAACCTGGGCCTGATCAAGGCGGTGGAGAAATTCGACTACACCAAGGGATACAAATTTTCCACCTATGCCACCTGGTGGATTCGGCAGGCCATTACCAGAGCCATTGCCGACCAGGCGCGCACCATCCGCATCCCGGTTCACATGGTGGAGACCATCAACCGCGTCATGCGCGTCTCGCGCCAGCTTCTTCAGGAGCTCGGCCACGATCCGTCGGCCGACGAGATCGCCGAGGAGATGGGCATGAGCGTCGACAAGGTGCGTGAAATTCTCAAGATCGCGCAGGAGCCGGTTTCACTTGAGACCCCGATTGGCGAGGAGGAGGACAGCCACCTCGGCGACTTCATTCCGGATGACGACGCGCCCGCTCCGGCGGAGGCTGCGAGCTACATGCTGCTCAAGGAGCAGCTGGTAAATGTCCTCTCGACGCTGACTCCGCGGGAGGAGAAAGTGCTGCGTCTGCGCTTTGGCCTGGAGGACGGCCGCGCCCGCACACTCGAGGAGGTTGGCAAGGAGTTCAACGTCACCCGCGAGCGCATTCGCCAGATCGAAGCAAAGGCCCTGCGCAAGCTGCGCCACCCGAGCCGGAGCAAAAAACTCAAGGATTTTCTCGAGTAG
- the dnaG gene encoding DNA primase, with translation MAISEKFLGELKNKTDVEEVIGSYVALKRRGTKAVGLCPFHSEKTPSFTVFPDTQSYYCFGCGAGGDVITFLMTMENLTYPEAVEQLAKRAGMAMPEPERGGGEDLKKKRLRLFDLNRDAARFFHQTLLEPQAKPALDYLLGRALTMRTIKHFGLGFASDDWDSLLKHLTAKGYTREELREAGLCSRSKSGSFYDYFRNRVIFPIIDVRGGVIGFGGRVMDQSLPKYLNSPDTLVFKKSSNLYGLNFAKANAKQRLILTEGYMDTIALHQAGFENALATLGTAITQEHARLMARYTKEVLIAYDSDAAGQKATDKAIEYLGEVGIKVKVIRMTGGKDPDEYIKTFGRDKFNQLIEGSGSHIEYKLAKVSSKYDIHIDEQRVEYLKETVQILSAIESPIEREVYAARIARETGVDKAAVNAEVARARKAFAKKTAKNMERREQEKLFSRRDKINPEKEGALKAAKSEEGLLCILFFHPDYAEEIREAILPQDFVTSFNRRVFESICGIIDRAGVPDTTLLGQEFSPEEMGAIGGILALHETIAGTRQEAAQYIQNILAEKSRRSLKAADLKAEELTEYIRRKAEKQERKE, from the coding sequence GTGGCCATCAGTGAAAAATTTCTCGGCGAACTGAAAAACAAAACCGATGTGGAAGAGGTCATCGGCAGCTATGTGGCGCTCAAGCGGCGCGGCACCAAAGCGGTCGGCCTGTGTCCGTTCCACAGTGAAAAGACCCCCTCCTTTACCGTCTTTCCGGACACCCAGAGTTACTACTGTTTCGGCTGCGGCGCGGGGGGCGATGTGATCACCTTTCTGATGACGATGGAGAATCTGACCTACCCCGAGGCGGTGGAGCAGCTCGCGAAGCGTGCGGGCATGGCGATGCCCGAGCCGGAGCGCGGCGGGGGCGAGGATCTGAAAAAGAAGCGTCTTCGGCTGTTTGATCTCAACCGTGACGCGGCGCGCTTTTTTCACCAGACACTGCTCGAGCCGCAGGCGAAACCTGCGCTTGACTATCTGCTCGGGCGCGCGCTCACCATGCGCACCATCAAGCATTTCGGCCTCGGCTTTGCGAGCGACGACTGGGACTCCCTTTTAAAGCACCTCACCGCAAAGGGCTACACCAGAGAGGAGCTTCGGGAGGCTGGACTCTGCTCGCGCAGCAAGAGCGGCTCGTTTTACGACTACTTCCGAAACCGCGTCATCTTTCCGATTATCGATGTGCGCGGCGGGGTGATCGGCTTTGGCGGCCGTGTGATGGATCAGAGTCTGCCAAAGTATCTCAATTCGCCCGACACGCTGGTGTTTAAGAAGAGCTCAAATCTCTACGGGCTCAACTTCGCCAAGGCGAACGCAAAGCAGCGGCTCATTCTGACCGAGGGATATATGGACACCATCGCGCTGCACCAGGCCGGCTTTGAGAATGCGCTGGCCACGCTCGGCACTGCGATCACCCAGGAGCACGCGCGGCTCATGGCCCGCTATACCAAAGAGGTGCTCATCGCCTACGACAGCGACGCCGCAGGGCAGAAAGCGACTGACAAGGCCATTGAGTATCTCGGCGAGGTCGGCATCAAGGTCAAGGTCATTCGCATGACCGGCGGAAAGGACCCGGACGAGTACATCAAAACCTTTGGGCGGGACAAATTCAATCAGCTCATTGAGGGCTCGGGCAGCCATATCGAGTACAAACTTGCGAAAGTTTCGTCAAAATATGACATACATATTGATGAGCAGCGGGTGGAATATCTAAAGGAAACCGTCCAGATTCTGAGCGCGATCGAGAGCCCCATCGAGCGCGAGGTTTATGCCGCACGCATCGCGCGGGAGACCGGCGTCGACAAGGCGGCGGTGAACGCCGAGGTCGCGCGTGCCAGAAAGGCATTTGCCAAAAAGACGGCGAAGAATATGGAACGTCGGGAGCAGGAAAAGCTCTTTTCCAGACGCGACAAAATCAACCCCGAAAAAGAGGGGGCGCTCAAGGCCGCAAAGTCGGAGGAGGGGCTGCTGTGTATCCTCTTTTTCCACCCGGACTACGCTGAGGAGATCCGCGAAGCCATTTTGCCGCAGGACTTTGTCACCAGCTTCAACCGGCGGGTCTTCGAGAGCATCTGCGGTATCATTGACCGTGCGGGCGTGCCCGACACCACTCTGCTCGGCCAGGAGTTCTCACCCGAGGAGATGGGGGCGATCGGCGGAATTCTCGCGCTGCATGAGACCATTGCCGGAACGCGGCAGGAGGCCGCACAGTACATACAGAATATCCTCGCGGAGAAGAGCCGGCGCTCGCTCAAGGCAGCCGATCTCAAGGCGGAGGAACTGACCGAATACATCAGACGAAAAGCAGAGAAACAGGAGAGGAAGGAATAG
- a CDS encoding deoxyguanosinetriphosphate triphosphohydrolase, which translates to MRQQREDLEAQILSPMATLAKNSRGRLVEEPECEIRTAFIRDRDRIIHSKAFRRLKHKTQVFLAPEGDHYRTRLTHTLEVSQIARTIARALSLNEDLTEAAALGHDLGHTPFGHAGEQVLNELTADGFSHCEQSLRIVDRLEKDRRGLNLTFEVRDAILNHAGSGRAETPEGQILKFADRIAYINHDLDDALRAGVLTEDDIPFDVKYTLGRTHSKRINTLIRAVIEESVKTGKIEMTPEIKRVMDDFRSFMFENLYRNSAPKREEGKAKQVVEKLYLHFVADPKSLPEEYLQYIEEDSIERVVCDYIAGMSDRYAISLFEDIFVPKTWR; encoded by the coding sequence TTGAGACAACAGAGAGAGGACCTTGAGGCGCAGATTTTGTCGCCCATGGCAACTCTTGCGAAAAATTCCAGAGGCCGTCTTGTGGAGGAGCCCGAGTGTGAGATTCGCACCGCGTTTATCCGCGACCGGGATCGCATCATCCACAGCAAGGCCTTTCGCAGACTCAAACACAAAACGCAGGTCTTTCTCGCCCCCGAGGGCGATCACTACCGCACGCGGCTGACCCACACGCTGGAGGTATCGCAGATTGCCCGCACCATTGCGCGGGCGCTCTCGCTCAACGAAGACCTCACGGAGGCCGCGGCTCTCGGCCACGACCTCGGCCATACGCCGTTTGGCCATGCGGGCGAGCAGGTGCTCAATGAGCTGACAGCGGACGGCTTTTCGCACTGCGAGCAGAGTCTTCGCATTGTGGACAGGCTCGAAAAAGACCGCCGCGGGCTCAATCTGACTTTTGAAGTCAGAGACGCCATCTTAAACCACGCCGGCAGCGGCCGCGCCGAGACACCCGAGGGGCAGATCCTGAAGTTTGCCGACCGCATCGCCTACATCAACCACGATTTGGACGATGCGCTGCGCGCGGGTGTTCTGACGGAGGACGACATCCCCTTTGACGTGAAGTACACGCTCGGGCGCACCCACAGCAAGCGCATCAACACGCTCATCCGCGCCGTGATCGAAGAGAGCGTCAAAACCGGAAAAATTGAGATGACTCCCGAGATCAAGCGGGTGATGGACGATTTTCGCAGTTTCATGTTTGAAAATCTGTACCGCAACAGCGCGCCGAAGCGCGAGGAGGGAAAGGCGAAGCAGGTGGTGGAAAAGCTGTACCTGCACTTTGTCGCCGACCCGAAATCGCTGCCGGAGGAGTACTTGCAGTACATCGAGGAGGATTCGATCGAGCGTGTTGTCTGCGATTACATCGCAGGCATGAGCGACCGCTATGCGATCTCGCTGTTCGAGGACATCTTTGTGCCGAAGACCTGGCGATGA
- a CDS encoding sodium:solute symporter family protein, with protein sequence MTVKILLLVVFFATMVAVGIVSRSRARSVSDFVLGGRTVGPWLTAFAYGTSYFSAVVFVGYAGQFGWKYGLASTWIGIGNAVIGSLLAWVVLGRRTRVMTHHLGASTMPEFFGRRYDSRALKIVSSAIIFLFLVPYTASIYNGLSRLFEMAFHIPYAVCVLAMAVLTGVYVILGGYMATAINDFIQGIIMLGGIVAVVAAVLSGQGGFLAAVGKLAEFPSDAAPTLGQPGAFASFFGPDPLNLLGVVILTSLGTWGLPQMVHKFYAIKNEKAIKTGTVVSTLFAVVISGGCYFLGGFGRLFDGPELYAPNGAIVYDSIIPTMLSRLPDVLIGIVIMLVLSASMSTLSSLVLTSSSTLTLDFLKGNFIKKMSEKTQLILMRVLIVFFIAVSVVLALDPPTFIAQLMGISWGALAGSFLAPFLYGLYGRWVTRASVWASFAVGVGITVSNLFFKFIASPINAGAIAMAAGLVVVPVVSLFTPKLKADHVEASFACYDEPVTVEMRQYLVEETEK encoded by the coding sequence ATGACTGTTAAAATTCTCTTGCTTGTTGTCTTTTTTGCGACCATGGTGGCGGTGGGAATCGTCTCACGCAGCCGCGCGCGAAGCGTGTCAGATTTTGTACTGGGAGGGCGTACCGTGGGGCCGTGGCTGACGGCCTTTGCCTATGGGACCTCCTACTTCTCGGCAGTGGTCTTTGTCGGCTATGCGGGTCAGTTCGGCTGGAAGTACGGCCTTGCCTCGACCTGGATTGGCATCGGAAATGCCGTCATCGGCAGTCTGCTCGCCTGGGTGGTACTCGGCCGCCGCACAAGAGTGATGACCCACCATCTTGGGGCTTCCACCATGCCGGAGTTCTTCGGGCGGCGCTACGACAGCCGGGCGCTGAAGATCGTCTCCTCGGCAATTATTTTTCTGTTTCTCGTGCCCTACACCGCGTCGATCTACAACGGCCTGTCGCGCCTGTTTGAAATGGCGTTTCACATCCCCTATGCCGTCTGCGTTCTCGCGATGGCAGTGCTCACGGGTGTCTATGTCATTCTCGGGGGCTATATGGCGACAGCCATCAACGACTTTATCCAGGGCATCATCATGCTCGGCGGTATTGTGGCGGTGGTCGCGGCGGTGCTGAGCGGGCAGGGCGGTTTTCTCGCCGCTGTCGGCAAGCTCGCGGAGTTTCCGAGCGACGCGGCGCCAACGCTTGGACAGCCGGGGGCGTTTGCCTCCTTTTTCGGGCCGGATCCGCTCAATCTGCTCGGCGTTGTGATCCTGACCTCGCTTGGAACTTGGGGGCTTCCCCAGATGGTTCACAAATTCTACGCGATCAAAAACGAAAAGGCGATCAAGACGGGCACCGTGGTCTCCACGCTGTTTGCGGTTGTCATCTCGGGCGGCTGTTATTTTCTGGGAGGCTTTGGCCGTCTCTTTGACGGGCCGGAACTCTACGCGCCAAACGGCGCCATCGTCTACGACAGCATCATCCCCACCATGCTCTCAAGGCTGCCGGATGTTCTCATTGGCATTGTCATCATGCTGGTGCTCTCGGCGTCCATGTCGACGCTCTCCTCGCTGGTTTTGACATCGAGCTCCACGCTGACGCTCGATTTCCTCAAGGGGAATTTCATCAAAAAAATGAGTGAAAAAACCCAGCTGATTCTCATGCGGGTGCTGATCGTCTTTTTTATCGCGGTGTCGGTGGTATTGGCGCTTGACCCACCGACTTTTATCGCCCAGCTCATGGGCATCTCGTGGGGGGCGCTCGCGGGATCGTTTCTCGCGCCGTTTCTCTATGGTCTCTACGGCAGATGGGTCACACGCGCGTCGGTCTGGGCGAGCTTTGCCGTCGGCGTCGGCATCACCGTGAGCAACCTGTTTTTCAAATTCATCGCCTCGCCCATAAATGCCGGCGCCATCGCCATGGCGGCAGGGCTCGTGGTGGTGCCGGTGGTGAGTCTTTTCACGCCGAAGCTCAAGGCGGATCACGTCGAGGCGAGCTTTGCCTGCTACGATGAACCGGTCACCGTGGAGATGCGGCAGTACCTTGTGGAGGAAACGGAGAAATAG
- a CDS encoding ADP-ribosylglycohydrolase family protein has translation MKDLEKYRGCLIGGAVGDALGFPVEFVKDSHIFQKYGERGITEYSLVNGVASISDDTQMTLFTANGLLLGTTRAMTRGIMGSYPSYVALCYKDWLRTQTADEFGFEPPEYAWLNNVPEMNHSREPGRTCIRCLMHDNLGSIASPSNNSKGCGGVMRVAPIGLYFEGKCYTSDEIDMIGAETAALTHGHELGYIPAAMLVHIIHLLAHKPEVTVLEAVVDAKKAVSRLFPHAEHLGEMLDLTDNAIRLAGENEVDELVAISGLGEGWVAEETLAIAIYCSIKFENDFEKAIIASVNHSGDSDSTGALTGNILGARLGMKAIPEKFLRNLELRDTILEIADDLFHDCKITEHGDYRDEVWEQKYIYHTYPNH, from the coding sequence ATGAAAGACCTTGAGAAATACCGTGGATGCTTGATTGGCGGTGCGGTTGGTGATGCTCTCGGCTTTCCGGTGGAGTTTGTTAAAGATAGCCATATTTTTCAGAAATACGGAGAGCGTGGAATAACTGAGTATTCGCTTGTCAACGGTGTTGCGTCTATTTCAGACGATACACAGATGACTCTGTTCACGGCCAACGGGCTTTTGCTCGGTACGACACGAGCAATGACCAGAGGTATCATGGGCTCATATCCATCGTATGTTGCTTTGTGTTACAAGGATTGGTTAAGGACACAAACTGCTGATGAGTTTGGTTTTGAGCCTCCTGAGTACGCATGGCTGAACAATGTGCCGGAAATGAATCACAGTCGTGAGCCGGGACGAACCTGCATTCGTTGTCTTATGCACGACAATTTAGGCTCTATTGCTTCTCCCTCCAATAACAGCAAAGGGTGTGGAGGCGTTATGCGCGTTGCACCTATCGGTTTATATTTTGAGGGAAAATGTTATACAAGCGATGAAATAGATATGATCGGTGCAGAAACAGCAGCATTAACGCACGGACACGAATTGGGATATATCCCGGCCGCTATGCTTGTTCATATCATTCATCTCTTGGCTCATAAACCAGAGGTAACCGTTTTAGAGGCAGTAGTAGATGCAAAAAAAGCGGTTTCCCGTCTGTTCCCTCATGCAGAGCATTTGGGCGAAATGTTGGATTTGACAGACAATGCAATCAGGCTTGCCGGTGAAAACGAAGTGGATGAACTTGTCGCAATTAGTGGGCTTGGCGAAGGTTGGGTTGCCGAAGAGACATTGGCAATCGCGATATATTGTTCTATAAAATTCGAAAATGACTTTGAAAAAGCGATAATCGCATCGGTCAACCACAGCGGTGACAGCGATTCAACCGGAGCTTTAACTGGCAATATACTCGGAGCGCGTTTGGGGATGAAGGCAATACCAGAGAAATTTCTGCGCAATTTGGAGCTTAGAGACACGATTCTTGAGATTGCTGACGACTTGTTCCACGATTGTAAAATCACAGAGCACGGTGATTACCGCGATGAAGTATGGGAGCAAAAGTACATCTATCATACATACCCGAATCACTAA
- a CDS encoding YigZ family protein → MEYRTVKREAEAEHVEKKSRFIGQIRPVETQEQALAFLEEVRKRHREARHNVFAYLLRSGAERCSDDGEPQGTGGVPVLEVLRREGLCDVCCVVTRYFGGILLGTGGLTRAYSKGAKLALDAAGIALMKEGAMLRLSAPYTFLTPLEREIGARGGKVAQSEYAENVTLTVFLPEGQAESFAAFVTELTAGAVSAEIVATQFYEA, encoded by the coding sequence ATGGAGTACAGAACAGTAAAAAGAGAGGCCGAGGCCGAGCATGTGGAGAAAAAGTCCCGCTTCATCGGCCAGATCAGACCCGTTGAGACACAGGAGCAGGCGCTCGCCTTTCTGGAAGAGGTCAGAAAGCGCCACCGCGAGGCGCGCCACAATGTCTTCGCCTATCTTCTGCGCAGTGGGGCGGAGCGGTGCAGCGACGACGGCGAGCCGCAGGGGACGGGCGGCGTTCCGGTTCTCGAAGTGCTGCGGCGCGAGGGGCTCTGCGACGTCTGCTGTGTGGTGACACGCTATTTCGGTGGCATCCTGCTCGGCACGGGCGGACTGACGCGCGCTTATTCCAAGGGGGCAAAACTGGCCCTTGACGCGGCGGGTATTGCGCTGATGAAAGAGGGCGCCATGCTGCGGTTGAGCGCGCCCTACACCTTTTTGACGCCCCTCGAGAGGGAAATTGGGGCCAGAGGCGGAAAAGTCGCGCAGAGCGAATATGCGGAGAATGTGACGCTCACCGTCTTTCTGCCCGAGGGACAGGCCGAGAGCTTTGCGGCGTTTGTCACGGAGCTGACAGCGGGCGCTGTCAGTGCGGAGATTGTCGCAACGCAGTTTTATGAGGCGTAA
- the hflX gene encoding GTPase HflX: MEEQQTTAQRAVLVGLNCSAHSAQEYNATDATLAELRSLAETAGAEVVGIVTQNRVTPDPKTLVGEGKAQEIGEFVKNTQAQLVIFDNELTPSQIKNLEAAVGVQVIDRSMLILDIFALHATSREGKLQVEMAQLKYTLPRLMGRGTELSRLGGGIGTRGPGESKLEQDRRHIKTRVSLLRAQLEENRKNRAQQRKSRDVSGMPKIAVIGYTNAGKSTLLNALTGAGVLVEDKLFATLDPTTRKLKLANNYEALLTDTVGFIRNLPHHLIEAFSSTLDEVRFADLLLHVVDVSNPDLYDQMEVSQKLIEQLGAAHVPVIVVFNKADLAAPQEIPNMRDSIAVSAATGAGLDELLERIYRKLSEREREIQVLIPYDQGALLEGIFREGKVSAQEHRENGTYIKLRADEALAGRLQDFRID, encoded by the coding sequence TTGGAAGAACAACAGACCACAGCGCAGCGCGCCGTACTGGTGGGGCTCAACTGCTCGGCCCACAGCGCGCAGGAATACAACGCAACCGACGCGACGCTCGCGGAGCTTCGCTCTCTCGCCGAAACGGCGGGGGCCGAAGTGGTCGGCATTGTGACGCAGAATCGCGTCACGCCGGACCCAAAGACCCTCGTGGGGGAGGGAAAGGCGCAGGAGATCGGCGAGTTTGTAAAAAATACACAGGCGCAGCTTGTAATTTTCGACAATGAGCTCACGCCCTCCCAAATCAAAAATCTGGAGGCGGCGGTCGGCGTGCAGGTGATTGACCGAAGCATGCTGATTCTCGACATCTTTGCGCTGCACGCAACCTCCCGGGAGGGGAAATTACAGGTGGAGATGGCCCAGCTCAAATACACGCTGCCGCGGCTGATGGGCCGCGGAACGGAGCTCTCCCGTCTCGGCGGCGGTATCGGCACAAGGGGCCCCGGCGAGAGCAAGCTCGAGCAGGATCGCCGCCACATCAAGACGAGAGTGAGCCTTTTGCGGGCGCAGCTCGAGGAGAACCGCAAAAACCGAGCGCAGCAGCGAAAGAGCAGAGACGTCTCCGGAATGCCCAAAATTGCGGTCATCGGCTATACAAACGCCGGAAAATCGACGCTTCTGAATGCGCTGACCGGGGCGGGTGTACTGGTGGAGGATAAGCTCTTTGCCACACTTGACCCCACCACCCGCAAGCTCAAGCTCGCAAATAACTATGAGGCGCTTCTCACCGACACGGTCGGCTTTATCCGCAATCTGCCGCACCACCTCATCGAGGCATTTTCCTCGACGCTGGACGAAGTGCGCTTTGCCGATCTGCTGCTGCATGTGGTGGATGTGTCAAACCCCGATCTCTACGACCAGATGGAGGTCTCGCAGAAGCTCATCGAGCAGCTCGGCGCGGCGCATGTGCCGGTGATTGTGGTCTTCAACAAGGCCGATCTGGCAGCGCCGCAGGAGATCCCAAATATGCGAGACAGCATTGCCGTCTCGGCCGCCACGGGAGCGGGCCTTGACGAACTTTTGGAGCGGATTTACCGCAAGCTCAGCGAGAGGGAGCGGGAGATTCAGGTTCTCATCCCGTATGACCAGGGCGCGCTTCTCGAGGGGATTTTCCGAGAGGGAAAGGTGAGCGCCCAGGAGCACAGGGAAAACGGCACCTACATCAAGCTGCGCGCCGACGAAGCGCTCGCGGGCAGACTACAGGATTTTAGGATTGATTGA